The Salvelinus sp. IW2-2015 linkage group LG15, ASM291031v2, whole genome shotgun sequence genome includes a region encoding these proteins:
- the LOC111974005 gene encoding myosin regulatory light chain 2, atrial isoform-like, giving the protein MASKKAANKRQRGAQKSCSNVFSMFEQSQIQEFKEAFGCIDQDRDGVIKKQDLRETYGQLGKLNVKDEELDEMLNEGKGPINFTVFLALFGEKLNGTDPEDTILAAFKLFDPNGTGFVNKDEFKRLLMNQADKFTAEEVDQAFSVAPIDVAGNIDYKSLCYIITHGDEKEES; this is encoded by the exons atg GCCAGTAAGAAGGCTGCTAATAAGAGACAGAGGGGAGCCCAGAAGAGCTGCTCCAATGTCTTCTCCATGTTCGAACAGTCTCAGATACAGGAGTTCAAGGAG GCTTTCGGCTGTATTGACCAAGACAGAGATGGTGTGATCAAAAAACAGGACCTGAGAGAAACCTATGGACAGCTAG GGAAGCTGAATGTTAAGGACGAGGAACTGGATGAGATGTTGAACGAGGGGAAGGGTCCCATCAACTTTACTGTGTTCCTCGCTCTATTTGGAGAGAAACTCAACG GCACAGACCCTGAGGACACCATCCTCGCTGCCTTCAAGCTCTTTGACCCAAACGGCACAGGTTTCGTCAACAAGGATGA GTTTAAACGATTACTGATGAACCAGGCTGATAAATTCACAGCAGAGGAG GTGGACCAGGCGTTCTCTGTGGCTCCAATTGACGTGGCCGGCAACATCGATTACAAGTCACTGTGTTACATCATCACACACGGAGACGAGAAGGAGGAGTCCTAA
- the LOC111974673 gene encoding synaptobrevin homolog YKT6, which translates to MKLYSLSVLHKGATKSNLLKSAYDLSSFSFFQRSSVQEFMTFTSALIVERSAHGSRASVKEQEYLCHVYVRNDSLSAVVIADSEYPQRVAFTLLDKVLEEFSRQVESIDWPSGNPDTINYKALDIHLAKYQNPREADAMTKVQAELDETKIILHNTMESLLDRGEKLDDLVQKSEHLGNQSKAFYKTARKQNSCCEVM; encoded by the exons ATGAAGCTGTACAGCCTAAGCGTCCTCCACAAAGGAGCGACTAAATCCAATCTCCTCAAATCCGCATATGACCTCTCCTCCTTCAGTTTCTTCCAGCGCTCCAG TGTCCAAGAGTTCATGACCTTCACCAGCGCCTTGATTGTTGAGCGTTCTGCACACGGCAGCCGAGCCTCAGTCAAAGAACAAG AGTACCTGTGTCATGTGTATGTGAGGAATGACAGTCTGAGTGCAGTGGTGATAGCAGACAGCGAGTACCCCCAAAGAGTCGCCTTCACACTACTAGACAAA GTGCTAGAGGAGTTCTCCAGGCAAGTGGAAAGTATAGACTGGCCATCTGGAAACCCAGACACCATCAACTACAAAGCCCTGGACATCCACCTGGCCAAATACCAG AACCCCAGAGAGGCAGATGCGATGACCAAAGTGCAGGCTGAGCTAGACGAGACAAAAATCATTTTG CACAACACCATGGAGTCTCTGTTGGATAGAGGGGAGAAGCTGGATGACCTGGTGCAGAAGTCTGAACACCTGGGGAACCAGTCTAAAGCCTTTTATAAGACT gCACGGAAGCAGAACTCATGCTGTGAGGTCATGTGA
- the LOC111974003 gene encoding hexokinase-4: MLCVSSFMGQMGKMPCSLSSVLETVLMVEQILSEFRLKKEQLKEVMKRMMREMDRGLRVETHQEASVKMLPTYVCSTPEGSEVGDFLALDLGGTNFRVMLVKVGEDEERGWKVETKHQMYSIPEDAMTGTAEMLFDYIAECISDFLNRQHIKHKKLPLGFTFSFPVRHENIDKGILLNWTKGFKASGAEGNNVVGLLRDAIKRRGDFEMDVVAMVNDTVATMISCYYEDRSCEVGMIVGTGCNACYMEEMRTVELVEGEEGRMCVNTEWGAFGANGELEEFRLEYDRVVDETSLNPGQQLYEKLISGKYMGELVRLLLLKLVNEELLFNGEASDLLKTRGSFETRYVSQIESDSGDRKQIYNILSTLGVLPSELDCDIVRLACESVSTRAAHMCGAGLAGVINRMRERRSQAVLKITVGIDGSVYKLHPCFQDRFHKVVRELTPHCDITFLQSEEGSGRGAALISAVACKMAACMLTP, encoded by the exons ATGCTGTGCGTCAGCTCCTTCATGGGCCAGATGGGGAAGATGCCTTGTAGCCTCAGCTCTGTGCTAGAGACAGTCCTCATG GTGGAGCAGATCCTGTCGGAGTTCAGGCTGAAGAAGGAGCAGTTGAAGGAAGtgatgaagaggatgatgagggaGATGGACCGGGGACTGCGTGTAGAGACGCACCAGGAGGCCAGTGTCAAAATGCTGCCCACCTACGTCTGTTCTACCCCTGAAGGATCAG AGGTGGGTGATTTCCTGGCCCTGGACCTGGGGGGGACTAACTTCCGTGTGATGTTAGTGAAGGtgggggaggatgaggagaggggatggaaggTGGAGACCAAACACCAGATGTACTCAATCCCTGAGGACGCCATGACAGGCACGGCTGAGATG cTCTTTGACTACATTGCTGAGTGTATATCAGACTTCCTGAACAGACAACACATCAAGCACAAGAAGCTTCCTCTGGGTTTCACCTTCTCCTTTCCTGTACGACACGAGAACATAGACAAG GGCATCCTACTGAACTGGACCAAAGGATTCAAGGCGTCTGGAGCAGAGGGTAACAACGTGGTGGGACTACTGAGAGATGCCATCAAGAGGAGAGGG GACTTTGAGATGGACGTCGTTGCCATGGTGAACGATACAGTTGCCACCATGATATCCTGTTACTATGAGGACCGAAGCTGCGAAGTGGGAATGATTGTGG GTACTGGGTGTAATGCTTGCTACATGGAGGAGATGCGGACAGTGGAGCtggtggagggggaagaggggaggatgtGTGTGAACACAGAGTGGGGGGCCTTCGGAGCCAACGGAGAGCTGGAGGAGTTTAGACTGGAGTACGACAGGGTGGTGGACGAGACATCACTCAACCCTGGACAACAACT CTATGAAAAGCTCATCAGTGGGAAGTACATGGGAGAGCTGGTGCGGCTGTTATTGTTGAAGCTGGTGAACGAGGAGTTGCTGTTTAACGGAGAGGCCTCTGACCTGCTGAAGACTCGCGGCAGCTTTGAGACGCGCTACGTCTCCCAGATAGAGAG tgaCTCTGGAGACAGGAAGCAGATTTACAACATCCTATCTACGCTGGGCGTGTTGCCGTCAGAGCTGGACTGTGACATAGTGCGTCTAGCTTGTGAGAGCGTGTCCACGCGAGCAGCACACATGTGTGGTGCGGGGTTAGCCGGCGTCATCAACCGTATGAGAGAACGCCGCAGCCAGGCGGTGTTGAAGATCACTGTGGGCATCGATGGCTCCGTCTACAAACTCCACCcctg TTTCCAGGACAGGTTCCACAAAGTTGTGCGGGAGCTGACGCCTCACTGTGACATCACCTTCCTCCAATCAGAGGAAGGGAGTGGCCGGGGGGCGGCACTTATCTCGGCAGTAGCCTGTAAGATGGCAGCGTGCATGCTGACACCGTGA